The DNA segment GCATCTCAGCGCCCTCTCACAACGCCAGAGCCGGCACCTGACGAGTCGCCGGCTGGTTGGTGGGATGCGGTCCTCTCCGACCCGCGCGCCGCTGGCAAGCCTTGGTTGCCAATCCAGCAGCGTCGGCTGTCCGAGATCGCCCGGCACCTGCTTCGCGTGGAGTGCCGGCGCTGCTTGCGCATCGTCGAAATTCAGAAGGTCGATGCTCTCCGGCTCTATGGCCCGCACGCTGTATGGAAAGACGTAGGCGTGCGCCTGTTGGACAATACTTGCCAGTACCGCACCGGGCGGCACGAGGAAGATGGTTGCTGGCCGGGTTGGGATAGCTGAGAGGCGTGGTTGGCAGTGACGGGTTCGAACCGCCGACATCCTGCGTTTACGTTAGTCACTCTATCGAGAAGCCCTAGAAACACGTAATAGGCTTTAAGCGCCGTTAGTCACTCTAACTGATTGACCTTCTTGGGTTGTAGCTCTCCTGCTGGGATCGCCATGCCGTCAGGCCGCTCCCCCGACAGTTCCCAGGATCACGTCTTTTCCGTCACGAATGACCTGGTGCAGAAACGGGCGGCCAATCAGTTCACCGCGTTCATCGAATTTGATGTCCTGGCCGGCGCCGGTGAAATCGACCGCCTCACCCTTACGCACGAGGGCAAGCGCCTCGACGCCGGTCGCCACCTTCGTGCCGGGTCCGTTGGTGATTTGGATGACCTGCTTGGCGAAGTCGACCGGATTCGCCGACTTGGCCTTCTCGATCGAAGCGGCAAGAACGTTGATGGCATCGAACTGAAGCGCGGCGAATGGAAACACCGTGCCTTCGGGCGCGCCCATCGCCTTGACGAACGCCTTGTACTCCGGCCGATCCAGCGGACTGATCGGTTGGACATGTTCAATTCCCTCGGCGACTTCCTTGCCGACATTCTTGATGAAGGGGCTGCTGCCATCGATACCCGCCGCGGCCGCGATCGTCAGCGAGACCACCTTGCCCTTGTAGCCGCCGCGATAGATCTCCTTGGCAATCGATGTGAACTGATTGACGTAGCCGGGCACGAAGACGGCCTCGGGCCCGGCGGCATAGACCTTTTCGATTTCCGCTCGGTAAGATGGCTGATCGGGCTTGAACTCAACGTTTGAAATGACCTTCGCACCACCCTTCTCGATGGTCTCGACGAAAGACGGGATCATGGCGGCGACAAACGGGTTTTGTAGCTGAAGCAGGCCTATTTTCTTGTATCGACCTTTCAGGATGGCGAGCGCGGCCGGTTCACCCCAACTCGACGCACGCGCCTGAAAACGCCAGACGAGGCCTTTGGTGTCGCCTTCCGTCACTTCGTCGGCAGACCCGAGCGCTGTCAGCACGACGTTCTTTTCCAGCGTCAGCGGGCGAACGGCCAGAATCGGTGCCGAGCCCCAAACCGCCGTGATGGCCACGACCTTGTCGATATCGAGCAGCTTCCGCGCGGCCTTGACCGCGGCGGTCGCATTGGTCTCGTCGTCCTCGACGAACAGCTCGATCTTGCGGCCGCCCAGCACGCCTCCAGCAGCGTTGATCTGGTCTGCCGCAAGCTTTGAAGCCTTGACGATGTCGGCGCCATAGGGGCCACCGCCGCCGGTGAGCGGCGCCAGCACACCGATGCGGACCGGTTCGCTCGTCTGTGCAAACGCAAGGCGGCTTGCGAACGGTAGACCACTGATACCTGCCAGCAGCGAACGGCGCGAAATAACGGAAATCATCGTCTGTCCTCTTTGTACTATTCGGCCGCGTCGCGAACGACCACGCCCTGCTCGATGTCAAACTGCAATATGTCGTTGAAGCGATTGAACGCGCCGCAAAGCGCAGTTCGCCAGGTCAGTTCCACGATTTGCGCTTCCGAAAAATGCTCGCGCAGCCGCACGAAGATCTCGTCGCGGGTCCTGTTCCAGTTATTGGTGACGGCGATGGCGTATTCGACGACGAGTTTGTCGTCGTCGGTCAGTTCGGGATGGTCCTTGTAGTCGAGGAGCCGTTCCGCGCCCTCTTCGGAAACGCCCTGTATCGCGAGCTTTGGCGCGTGGTGCGAAACGCAATAGGTGCATTTGTTCAGAAGCGACACCGTGACCAGCGCCAGCTCCAGATAGCGCTTCGACAAAACAGCTTCATCTGAAAGATCGACCAGCATCGACCAGATGTGCTTGAAGATCGGCGGCCGATGCGCCATGACGCCCGCCTGATTTTCGAACGCGCCATAGGTCGTCATCTTGTCCCATAGCGGCTGAAGTTCTGCAGGCAAGTCCTCTCTGGTTTTGACACTGACGCGGGACACGAGTTTCTCCTTGAATTACGAATTCACATCGGGACGCGGCGATTGACCGATCGAGAGCCGGTATTCCGATGCGATGCCTTGGGGACGGAAAATCAATATTGCAACGAGGCCTGCCCCGATCAAGGCAAGACGTAGAGACGCCGACTGCTGCGCCGAAAGGACCGGCACGAAATCCTTCAGGAATCTCGTCCCCTCCAGGAGGACCATCACTGTGCAAGCGCCGAGCAGAAGGCCGCGATTGGAACCCCTTCCACCGACAATCACCGCCATGAACGCGTAGACGGTCACGAAGCCGGCAAACTCGGTCGGATCGATGTAGGTGAAGTAATATGCATGAAGTGCGCCCGCGAGGCCGATGACGGCTCCGCCGATCGCAAACGCCTGCACCCGTAGCGCGAGCACATTCTTTCCAAGCGTCGCGGCAACAACATCATCCTCCCGGACGGCGCGAAGCGCCCGGCCGAACGGTGAACGGATGATCCGGTCCAGCAGAAGATAGCTAACTGTTACGAGCGCCAGACACAGCAGCAGGAAAAACAACTCGTAGCGTTCACCGCCGACGAGGCCGATCAAAGGTCGCGGAATATCACGAATGCCATTGGTGCCTCCCGTCAGCCACGTTTCATTCGTGAGCACGAGCCGAACGAGCTCGGCAAAAGCCAGCGTGGTGATCGCAAGATAATCCTCGCGCAGCTTGAGCGTCGCCAGCGATACCAGCGCCGAAAGCGCCGCCGTCACCGCGATGGCCGCGACCGTCGCCGTCAGCCCGTCGACGCCCCCCTTCGACAAGATGGCGGCGGTATAGGCGCCGACCCCATAGAAGCCGGCGAGCCCAAAATTAAGCATTCCCGCCTGGCCCCACTGCATATTGAGCGCGAAGCCAAGCAGCACGGCGAGAGACACGAAGGTCAGGATCGCGATGAAATAGCCGATCATCGGCGGATCCTCGCGACGCCAAAGAGCCCTTGCGGACGCAGCAGGAGCACCAGCACGAGCACCACGAAGCTGACGCCCTGGCGATAGGTCGTGGATATGGCCAGAGCCGAGGTTTCCTCCACCAGGCCAATGATCAGCGCGCCAGCGACCGCGCCAAATGGGTTCCCGATGCCGCCGATCACGGCGGCTGCAAAAACCGACACGAGATAGTTCATGCCAATCGTTGGATCGACGACCCCATCCAGCGCAATCATGACCCCGGCGAGCGCCGTCAGCACGCCCGAGATCGCCCAGGTCCAGTCAACGGTGCGATTGCGGCGGATGCCTCGCACCTCCGCCAAGTCGGGATCATCGGAAATGGCCCGCATCGCGCGGCCGAGCCGCGTGGCTCTCAGGATGAAAGCGACGACCGCCATCGCCGAGAGTGCTACGATGGCAATTGTCAGCTGTTCATGGTTCAGCCGCAGACCGTTCCACAGCAGGGGGCGCGCCACTGGAACGTCCAACGTTCGGACGTCCGCGCCATAGAAGAAGCGAAGGACGTTCTCCAGCACGAAGGCGACGCCCATCGACGCCACCAGCAGCGTGACGTGGTCGGCATTTCGAACCCGCCGATACACGCCGTGCTGGATGACGATGGCCAAGAGCGCCAGAACGATCGCGGCTACCGGCGCCGCGATCGCGATGGGCGCGCCGAAGGAAGCGTTCGCGATATAAGCGAGATAGGCCCCGGTCGTGATCATCGCGCCGATCGAGAAGTTGGCGAAGTTCAGGATCCCGTAGGTCAGCGACAGGGCGATCGCCGGAAGCGCGATCAAAAGCCCCGAGACGAGCCCGTTAAGCAGCGCTTGCATCATCTGTCATCCTGCGATGATCCGCCTTCGTCGACGCGGCCTTGGCGCCGCCCAGAAACAGCTCCCTGACAAGCGGGTCGGACAGGAACGCGTCGGAAACCCATCTGCCCTTGATCTCGCCGGCAACCAGCAAGATGGCATCGTGGGTAATCCGCATGGCCTCGATCAGATTCTGCTCGATCATCGCGACGGTCACGCCGGACCGGTTCACCGCGGCCACAGCGTCCAGCATGGTCGTGACATAGCGGGGTGAAAGCCCTGCCGACGGCTCATCCAGCAAGAGCGTCGTTGGCCCGGGAGCCAGGGCACACCCCATCGCGAGCATCTGGCGCTGGCCGCCGCTTAGCGTACCGGCGACGTGTTTTAATCGTCCGGACAAATCAGGAAAAAGATCGATGATCCGGTCACGCGCGGCAGTGTATTCGCTCGTGGACGCCTTCCGACGAATGAATTCGAATCCAATGCGCAAGTTTTCGTCGACCGTCAGATTTCGGAAAACATTGCGTTCCTGCGGAACGTAGCCGAGCCCGGCCAACGCCCGCTGCGGCGGCGGCAACCGTGTCACGTCGCGGCCATCGATCAATATCTGGCCCACGCGCGGACGCAGCAGGCCTGCGAGCGTCTTCATCAATGTCGACTTGCCGGCGCCGTTGGGACCCGCAATAGTCGTAATGCGGCCTCTGGCTGCGGCAAGCGTCACGGACCTGATAATATCGGACGCGTTGTAGCCGGCCGATACGGCGCGCAGTTCGAGCGGATCAGGCAACGCCGTCATGTCTTCAGCCCAAGATAGGCTTCAACCACGCGCGCATCACTGACGACTTCCGCGAACGGCCCTTCGGTCAGAACCTTTCCAGCCGCCATCACGTAGACATGGTCACACAGCGCCGCGACGACATCGAGATCGTGTTCGACGATCAGAAAATTCACGCCCTCGCCCGCGAGCCTGCGGATCGTCGCGACGAGCACCTCTTCCATCGCCGGCGCGACACCCGCCGCAGGTTCATCCAGCAGGATGAGCCTTGGCTTGAGCATCAACGCGCGGCTCAGTTCGAGCAGTTTCTTTTGCCCGCCGGAAAGATTGGCGGCCGGCTCGTCGGCGAGCCGCCACATATTGACTCTTTGCAACGCTGAACGGGCGACCTCGATCGCCGCCTCTTCCTCGCGCCGGATCCTTCCCGGTCGCGCGAATACGCTGATCAGGCCCTCGCCGGTTTGCGAAGCGCGGGCAAGCAGCAGGTTCTCAAGGACCGTGAGTTGGCCCAACTCACGCGATATCTGAAACGTCCTTACCAGACCTCGTGCTGCAAGGCGGTGTTGCGGCAGAGAGCCAATTTCATCGCCAAGGAATTGAATTCGTCCAGCCGTCGCCCGCTCGACGCCCGAGATGACATTCAGCAGCGTCGTCTTGCCGGCACCGTTAGGCCCAATGAGGCCGGTGATCCGCCCCTCGATCAGGCCGAGGTCGACTCCCGAAACGGCCTCGAGGCCGCCATAGGCCTTGCGGACTCCCTGTACCTGGAGGAGCGGCGCGTCCTGTCCGTTGGTCACAACGGCAGCCGGCGATGCGGCGGACTGGAATTGCGGGGGATCCGACACAATGCGAAATTCAACGCTGTCTTGGAGGGTGATGGCGGATGAATTCATTAGCGGTACTTTGCAAGCTTCAGGCCACGCGCGAGGCGGCCGAGCACCGGATGATGCGGTAGGAGCGCTACATTAGTTTGCCCTGCAACATATTGGTCAACCTTGAAAAAATAAGAAAATCGTTCTTCTTGGTGATCGACTGGTAGATCAAATGACCTAAGACCGCTCCGGCTGCGACACCGGCGTTTCGTGAATTCAGGTGTGGAGGTGGCCGCGCAGCGTGGCGGCGGTGTAGTCCTTCCGGAACACACCGAGCCGTTGCAGTTCCGGGACCACACCGTCGGCAAACTCGGCAAAGGAATCCGGCAGGAACGCCGGGGATACGACAAAACCGTCCGCATCGCCCGAGGTAAAGATATCGGCAAGTTCATCGGCGATTTGCCCGGCGGTGCCGCAGAGTTGCGGCACCAGCACGCTCTCGCCGTACTTGCGGCCGATCTCGCGCAAGCTCAGCGAGTTGTCCTTGGCGATCCGGGACGCCATTGCAATCAGGCTCTGCGTGCCGCTGCTCTGCAATTGCTCGACCGGCGCGTCGAGATCGAGCATTGAGAGATCCACGTTGGAATGTGCCGCGAGCGTCGATAGCCCGACCATTGGATCAACGAGCGAGTTGGCAAGATCGCGCTTCTCTTGCGCCTCCTCCCGTGTGCGGCCGACAAAAGGCATGATCGCCGTCAACGACTTGCAGCTGCCGGCCGGCCGCTTGAGCCGCTCCGTCTCTTCGCGAACTCCCAGCGTCGAACGCTTCATGTGTTCGCGGGTCGGCGAGATGTTGAAAATGACCTCCGCCCATTTCACCGCGAAAGCACGTCCGCGGTCAGACGCACCCGCCTGGATAATGACCGGCCGTCC comes from the Bradyrhizobium erythrophlei genome and includes:
- a CDS encoding carboxymuconolactone decarboxylase family protein translates to MSRVSVKTREDLPAELQPLWDKMTTYGAFENQAGVMAHRPPIFKHIWSMLVDLSDEAVLSKRYLELALVTVSLLNKCTYCVSHHAPKLAIQGVSEEGAERLLDYKDHPELTDDDKLVVEYAIAVTNNWNRTRDEIFVRLREHFSEAQIVELTWRTALCGAFNRFNDILQFDIEQGVVVRDAAE
- a CDS encoding ABC transporter ATP-binding protein; protein product: MTALPDPLELRAVSAGYNASDIIRSVTLAAARGRITTIAGPNGAGKSTLMKTLAGLLRPRVGQILIDGRDVTRLPPPQRALAGLGYVPQERNVFRNLTVDENLRIGFEFIRRKASTSEYTAARDRIIDLFPDLSGRLKHVAGTLSGGQRQMLAMGCALAPGPTTLLLDEPSAGLSPRYVTTMLDAVAAVNRSGVTVAMIEQNLIEAMRITHDAILLVAGEIKGRWVSDAFLSDPLVRELFLGGAKAASTKADHRRMTDDASAA
- a CDS encoding branched-chain amino acid ABC transporter permease translates to MQALLNGLVSGLLIALPAIALSLTYGILNFANFSIGAMITTGAYLAYIANASFGAPIAIAAPVAAIVLALLAIVIQHGVYRRVRNADHVTLLVASMGVAFVLENVLRFFYGADVRTLDVPVARPLLWNGLRLNHEQLTIAIVALSAMAVVAFILRATRLGRAMRAISDDPDLAEVRGIRRNRTVDWTWAISGVLTALAGVMIALDGVVDPTIGMNYLVSVFAAAVIGGIGNPFGAVAGALIIGLVEETSALAISTTYRQGVSFVVLVLVLLLRPQGLFGVARIRR
- a CDS encoding ABC transporter substrate-binding protein, giving the protein MISVISRRSLLAGISGLPFASRLAFAQTSEPVRIGVLAPLTGGGGPYGADIVKASKLAADQINAAGGVLGGRKIELFVEDDETNATAAVKAARKLLDIDKVVAITAVWGSAPILAVRPLTLEKNVVLTALGSADEVTEGDTKGLVWRFQARASSWGEPAALAILKGRYKKIGLLQLQNPFVAAMIPSFVETIEKGGAKVISNVEFKPDQPSYRAEIEKVYAAGPEAVFVPGYVNQFTSIAKEIYRGGYKGKVVSLTIAAAAGIDGSSPFIKNVGKEVAEGIEHVQPISPLDRPEYKAFVKAMGAPEGTVFPFAALQFDAINVLAASIEKAKSANPVDFAKQVIQITNGPGTKVATGVEALALVRKGEAVDFTGAGQDIKFDERGELIGRPFLHQVIRDGKDVILGTVGGAA
- a CDS encoding ABC transporter ATP-binding protein, whose protein sequence is MNSSAITLQDSVEFRIVSDPPQFQSAASPAAVVTNGQDAPLLQVQGVRKAYGGLEAVSGVDLGLIEGRITGLIGPNGAGKTTLLNVISGVERATAGRIQFLGDEIGSLPQHRLAARGLVRTFQISRELGQLTVLENLLLARASQTGEGLISVFARPGRIRREEEAAIEVARSALQRVNMWRLADEPAANLSGGQKKLLELSRALMLKPRLILLDEPAAGVAPAMEEVLVATIRRLAGEGVNFLIVEHDLDVVAALCDHVYVMAAGKVLTEGPFAEVVSDARVVEAYLGLKT
- a CDS encoding LLM class flavin-dependent oxidoreductase — its product is MSSRHMNLAGFLIAGPVAHSHALWRNPSHEVPFLTTEYYVEVARKLEQGKFDLIFFADRLAIADRYGNDKEVGIRHGDQDSTRMDPVPILGALAATTRHIGLGATRSTTYDQPYHLAREFRTIDHLSNGRAAWNVVTSMNDGEAMNFGVESHLSHDQRYDRAEEFMELIFKLWDSWEEGALRLDRGKGIYADPAKVHYVNHDGAYFKSRGPLNIPAGPQGRPVIIQAGASDRGRAFAVKWAEVIFNISPTREHMKRSTLGVREETERLKRPAGSCKSLTAIMPFVGRTREEAQEKRDLANSLVDPMVGLSTLAAHSNVDLSMLDLDAPVEQLQSSGTQSLIAMASRIAKDNSLSLREIGRKYGESVLVPQLCGTAGQIADELADIFTSGDADGFVVSPAFLPDSFAEFADGVVPELQRLGVFRKDYTAATLRGHLHT
- a CDS encoding branched-chain amino acid ABC transporter permease codes for the protein MIGYFIAILTFVSLAVLLGFALNMQWGQAGMLNFGLAGFYGVGAYTAAILSKGGVDGLTATVAAIAVTAALSALVSLATLKLREDYLAITTLAFAELVRLVLTNETWLTGGTNGIRDIPRPLIGLVGGERYELFFLLLCLALVTVSYLLLDRIIRSPFGRALRAVREDDVVAATLGKNVLALRVQAFAIGGAVIGLAGALHAYYFTYIDPTEFAGFVTVYAFMAVIVGGRGSNRGLLLGACTVMVLLEGTRFLKDFVPVLSAQQSASLRLALIGAGLVAILIFRPQGIASEYRLSIGQSPRPDVNS